From the genome of Colletotrichum destructivum chromosome 10, complete sequence, one region includes:
- a CDS encoding Putative S1/P1 nuclease, phospholipase C/P1 nuclease domain superfamily → MKLSSTVALLGASLPGVLAWGSLGHIATAYLASHFVANTTENFFQELLCNDTEHYLAGVATWADTIRYTRWGHFTGPFHFIDAHDSPPEYCGIDLERDCKAQGCVVTALANYTARSLDPELSGWERNQAARFVVHFIGDIHQPLHNEDVARGGNGIHVKWHGTDFNLHHVWDSSIAEKLIGGSRRRPYDNAKRWADELAEEIKTGRFAEQREEWLKSLDFDNVNATGLQWAREGNAFVCTHVFPEGPRAIAGQELGGEYFEKAAPVIELQVARAGVRMAAWLDLIAVAYQDQAKKASVAMEEL, encoded by the exons ATGAAGCTATCGAGCACCGTCGCGCTGCTCGgtgcatctctgcccggAGTCCTCGCGTGGGGAA GTCTGGGACACATCGCGACGGCGTACCTAGCCAGTCACTTCGTCGCAAACACGACCGAGAATTTCTTCCAAGAACTCTTGTGTAACGACACCGAGCACTAcctggccggcgtcgcgACCTGGGCCGACACGATCCGGTACACGAGATGGGGCCACTTCACAGGACCATTCCACTTCATCGACGCCCACGACAGCCCGCCCGAGTACTGTGGTATTGATCTCGAACGGGACTGCAAGGCCCAGGGCTGTGTTGTGACGGCCCTCGCCAACTACACCGCGCGGTCGCTGGACCCCGAGCTGAGCGGCTGGGAGCGCAACCAGGCCGCGAGGTTCGTCGTGCACTTCATCGGCGACATCCACCAGCCTCTTCATAACGAGGACGTGGCCCGAGGTGGAAACGGAATCCACGTGAAGTGGCACGGCACCGACTTCAATCTGCACCACGTCTGGGACAGCTCCATCGCCGAAAAGTTGATTGGGGGCTCACGCCGGAGGCCGTACGACAACGCGAAGCGGTGGGcggacgagctggccgaggagattAAGACGGGCAGGTTTGCCGAGCAAAGAGAGGAGTGGCTGAAGAGCCTGGACTTTGACAATGTCAACGCAACCGGGCTGCAGTGGGCGAGAGAGGGCAACGCCTTCGTGTGCACGCACG TGTTTCCCGAGGGGCCGCGTGCGATCGCCGGCcaggagctcggcggcgagtaTTTTGAGAAGGCAGCACCGGTGATTGAGCTCCAGGTGGCCCGCGCAGGCGTAAGGATGGCCGCTTGGCTGGATCTGATTGCCGTCGCGTACCAAGATCAAGCGAAAAAGGCCAGTGTGGCCATGGAAGAGTTATGA
- a CDS encoding Putative glycoside hydrolase family 17, glycoside hydrolase superfamily → MHLASVIAATTLAAAPGLTLASGSLGFALGAKQPDGQCKYQADYEADFRAIRDASGSSVVRIYAADQCNTAQQILPAAKKEDFQVILGIWPDTEESYAADKAAILRHTPGYEAQVYAITVGSESLYRGNFTGVQLADMIKDMKASAPHFKVGTADSWNKYQDGTADAVIKQADILLANAFSYWQGQTRDNATACFFDSIMQAFGRIQSVSGSTNKPELWVGETGWPSDGARYQKAVPGHDNAQAFYGEGVCGMIKWGFNVFFFEAFDEPWKPHAIGKDGSEAPETHWGGMKADRNAKYSLKC, encoded by the exons ATGCATCTCGCGTCAGTgatcgccgccaccaccctGGCGGCAGCCCCTGGCCTGACTCTGGCTTCCGGTTCTCTGGGCTTCGCCCTCGGTGCGAAGCAGCCAGATGGCCAATGCAAGTATCAGGCGGACTACGAAGCGGACTTCAGAGCCATTCGCGATGCCTCGGGCAGCAGCGTCGTGCGCATCTATGCCGCCGATCAGTGCAACACGGCCCAGCAGATCCTCCCCGCTgcgaagaaggaggacttCCAAGTGATCCTAGGCATCTG GCCCGATACGGAGGAGTCGTACGCAGCCGACAAAGCTGCAATCCTCCGCCATACCCCCGGGTACGAGGCCCAGGTCTacgccatcaccgtcggcTCCGAATCCCTGTATCGTGGAAACTTCACGGGCGTCCAACTCGCAGACATGATCAAAGACATGAAGGCATCGGCACCTCACTTCAAAGTCGGCACGGCGGACAGCTGGAACAAGTACCAAGACGGCACGGCCGATGCTGTCATCAAACAGGCTGACATTCTGCTCGCCAACGCTTTCTCGTACTGGCAAGGCCAGACACGCGACAACGCCACTGCCTGTTTCTTCGACTCCATTATGCAGGCGTTCGGGCGCATCCAGAGCGTCAGCGGATCGACCAACAAGCCCGAGCTGTGGGTGGGCGAGACTG GCTGGCCCAGCGACGGCGCAAGGTACCAGAAGGCCGTCCCCGGACATGACAACGCTCAAGCTTTCTACGGCGAGGGTGTCTGCGGCATGATCAAATGGGGCTTcaacgtcttcttctttgaAGCGTTTGACGAGCCCTGGAAGCCCCATGCCATCGGCAAGGACGGCAGCGAAGCGCCCGAGACACACTGGGGCGGAATGAAGGCCGACCGCAACGCCAAGTATTCGCTGAAGTGTTAA
- a CDS encoding Putative aspartic peptidase A1 family, aspartic peptidase domain superfamily, whose translation MAARLLPLAALVASVSAVSVPREETNTSPGVLSLPVYQDIRIHPLENLRRRQVTDTDAPVLNVTSTTYLIELMIGTPGQDTKVAIDTGSSELWVNPNCVNAGSNAQTLSCRANGQYDPQDSSSATITSQTGSITYGKGKVILQYVNDNIAIPGSDIALRRTYFGYATDSIDLNRGILGLSFGEAVNNTGYRTVVDEMKAQNVIESLTMGIALGTKDEKTGSGLISFGGVDTKKYSGNLHTAPILPPQNGENLYRYWVQLDSVGLSKSGSNAKTYSNSKFPVFFDTGATLSYLPSALVDQLGSDLGGRLDSSVNMYVVPCNSRGTIDFKFGDYTMKVPLSEFIWQVSSSDCVLGADKATDGAYLLGDSFLRSTYVVFDQETPALHFAPYVNCGTNLQKIPLGDNAAARFTGECQAGSSNGGGSGGGDSSGNDENAAGRSTAANIWIATGALLAVQVFMSFL comes from the exons ATGGCAGCCCGCCTGTTGCCTCTCGCTGCTCTCGTAGCGAGCGTGTCCGCGGTCTCGGTTCCCCGCGAAGAAACGAACACGAGTCCCGGCGTCCTCTCGCTGCCTGTTTATCAGGACATTAGGATCCATCCATTGGAGAATTTGAGGAGACGACAAGTCACAGACACGGATGCTCCGGTTCTCAATGTCACTTCGACAACCTACTTGATTGAGC TCATGATCGGCACTCCCGGCCAAGACACCAAGGTCGCCATCGACACCGGATCCTCCGAGCTTTGGGTCAACCCCAACTGCGTCAATGCCGGCAGTAACGCCCAGACACTGTCCTGCAGAGCCAACGGCCAGTACGACCCGCAAGATTCGTCATCCGCGACGATTACTAGCCAGACGGGCAGCATCACGTATGGCAAAGGGAAGGTCATTTTGCAATATGTCAACGATAATATCGCCATTCCCGGCAGCG ACATTGCGCTGCGGAGAACCTACTTCGGTTACGCCACTGACAGTATCGACCTTAACAGGGGTATTCTCGGCCTCAgcttcggcgaggccgtcaacAACACTGGCTACCGTACCGTTGTTGATGAGATGAAGGCACAGAACGTCATCGAGTCACTGACTATGGGCATTGCGCTCGGAaccaaggacgagaagacgggTAGCGGCCTCATCTCTTTCGGTGGTGTCGACACCAAGAAGTATAGCGGCAATCTGCACACTGCGCCCATCCTTCCGCCTCAGAACGGTGAGAACCTGTATAG ATACTGGGTCCAACTCGACTCGGTTGGTTTGAGCAAATCCGGCAGCAACGCCAAGACATACTCCAACTCCAAAttccccgtcttcttcgATACTGGAGCCACCCTCAGCTATCTTCCATCGGCCTTGGTCGATCAACTGGGAAGTGACCTGGGCGGTCGCCTCGACTCTTCGGTTAACATGTACGTTGTGCCGTGTAACTCCCGGGGCACGATCGACTTCAAGTTTGGCGACTATACGATGAAGGTGCCCTTGTCTGAGTTCATCTGGCAAGTGAGCAGTAGCGATTGCGTCCTCGGTGCAGACAAGGCCACGGACGGCGCCTATCTTCTTGGCGACTCATTCCTCCGTTCGACATATGTCGTTTTCGACCAAGAGACACCTGCTCTTCACTTCGCCCCCTACGTCAACTGCGGTACCAACCTGCAAAAGATTCCCCTTGGCGACAACGCGGCCGCCCGTTTCACTGGCGAATGCCAGGCCGGTTCtagcaacggcggcggcagcggtggcggcgatAGCTCGGGTAACGATGAGAACGCTGCTGGCCGCTCGACAGCTGCTAACATTTGGATTGCAACCGGCGCTCTGTTAGCTGTCCAAGTCTTCATGTCCTTTCTTTAA
- a CDS encoding Putative FAD/NAD(P)-binding domain superfamily, with the protein MSPPEEYDIVVYGSTSGAVATAIQAARLGRSVSLISPQEHIGGIQVNGLGATDIDNQAEFQNSTAVGGLNLEFHRRISAHYGRLDRLNEVVKKRLKVPEVWRFEARVAERIIREWLDEHRSIAIIRACVVSAERTRRCPKGWQHDQDRPAGKRSNHCREGRGCLTIISDGLTYGDQIFVEASYEGDLLAAASLSWTRGREPMATYSESLAGVRAETVFCQIDVDMDPYMRSGDPSSGLLYGISDEPFGTPGDGDLHLQSYSYRMPLTDDPANRVPFTKPEGYDPAHYELHRRFIQAGGEMYAPKKRIPGEKTDLIGSEGALSTDLVGMNDEWPVASHEQRARILDDTARFTKGFFWFLVTDEAVPKCYREEWSRFGYCRYEFPENGHFPRELYVRDARRMISDYVVTQAAASEGGAPQVPDPVAVAYWPPDMHSVRRVLRDGRVRNEGFIFKDRHRWRPFGIAYRALVPRRTEAVNFITPTCPSSSHVGYGAIRLEHQFYALGQACANACDVAIENGYTMQDVPYEFLKDRLLEQGVVLDAAAVGVPSFGNM; encoded by the exons ATGTCGCCGCCTGAGGAAtacgacatcgtcgtctACGGCTCGACCTCCGGCGCCGTTGCGACAGCCATCCAAGCTGCGCGGCTAGGCCGCTCGGTGAGCCTAATCTCCCCGCAAGAACACATCG GCGGCATCCAGGTGAACGGACTCGGCGCCACCGACATTGACAACCAGGCCGAGTTCCAGAACAGCACTGCGGTGGGCGGTCTAAATCTCGAGTTTCATCGGAGAATCAGCGCGCACTACGGCCGTCTGGACCGCTTGAACGAGGTCGTGAAGAAGAGGCTCAAGGTCCCCGAAGTCTGGCGGTTTGAGGCGAGGGTTGCCGAGCGGATCATTAGGGAATGGCTGGATGAGCATCGCTCGATTGCCATCATCAGG GCATGCGTAGTCTCGGCTGAGCGAACCCGGCGTTGTCCGAAGGGATGGCAACACGATCAAGACCGTCCAGCTGGAAAACGGTCTAATCATTGCCGGGAAGGTAGGGGATGCCTCACGATCATAAGTGACGGTTTGACTTATGGCGACCAGATATTCGTGGAAGCCTCCTACGAAGGCGACCTTTTGGCGGCCGCCTCGCTTTCCTGGACGCGCGGCCGCGAACCAATGGCTACGTATTCTGAGTCCCTCGCTGGCGTCCGCGCAGAGACGGTCTTCTGCCAAatcgacgtcgacatggaTCCATACATGCGCTCGGGCGACCCATCGAGCGGTCTACTGTACGGCATCTCCGACGAGCCCTTCGGAAcccccggcgacggcgacttGCACCTCCAGTCCTACTCATATCGTATGCCTCTCACCGACGACCCCGCAAATCGGGTGCCGTTCACCAAGCCAGAAGGATACGACCCGGCACACTACGAGCTTCATCGGCGGTTCATCCAAGCTGGCGGCGAGATGTAcgcgccgaagaagaggatacccggggagaagacggaccTGATCGGGTCCGAAGGAGCCCTCTCGACCGACTTGGTGGGCATGAACGACGAGTGGCCCGTCGCGTCGCACGAGCAGCGGGCCCGCATCCTGGATGACACGGCTCGGTTCACAAAGGGGTTCTTTTGGTTTCTCGTAACAGACGAAGCAGTTCCC AAATGTTACCGGGAAGAGTGGTCGCGGTTCGGCTACTGCCGTTACGAGTTCCCCGAAAACGGACACTTCCCCCGCGAGCTCTACGTGCGCGACGCTCGGCGCATGATCTCGGACTACGTTGTCACGCAAGCGGCCGCGTcggagggcggcgcgccTCAGGTCCCGGACCCCGTGGCCGTGGCGTACTGGCCGCCGGACATGCACAGCGTCCGCCGCGTTCTTCGGGACGGGAGGGTGCGCAACGAGGGCTTCATCTTCAAGGACCGCCACCGGTGGCGGCCATTCGGGATCGCATACAGAGCGCTGGTACCCAGACGTACCGAGGCGGTCAACTTCATTACCCCGACGTGCCCGAGCTCTTCTCACGTTGGCTATG GGGCTATACGACTGGAACATCAGTTCTATGCTTTGGGACAGGCGTGTGCCAACGCGTGTGATGTAGCCATCGAGAATGGGTACACGATGCAGGATGTGCCTTATGAATTTCTCAAGGACAGACTGCTAGAGCAGGGAGTTGTGTTGGATGCAGCCGCTGTCGGGGTCCCCTCTTTCGGCAACATGTAG
- a CDS encoding Putative alcohol dehydrogenase, zinc-type, GroES-like superfamily, NAD(P)-binding domain superfamily: MNPNDIPTLQEAVLIEDPGLDARVVVREDVPVGAPGLYEVLVQLSFTGVCGSEVRALRGWGSYDPIVGHEGIGSVVKLGGHVPESLLGRKVGVKWLYRACGECSVCVRGFSNNCPKQLNTGKQRPGTLQQYVVADSRYLTPIPRGISDEEAAPLLCAGLTMMGAVSMLDNDLSRRDWVVIQGAGGGLGHLGVQIASRMRGLRVIAVDTGHEKRTFTETLGAEAYIDYEADDVERAVIDLTGEGAHAVIVVPGSEDAYKIAPKLVRSMGTVVCVGLPHNDFQLPISITKCAIKALTIKGAMVGTEEQMSELLQAASKGIVRAIVEPFKFSDVPDILDRLAREQILGRAVVRCL, encoded by the exons ATGAATCCCAATGACATCCCTACACTGCAGGAAGCAGTCCTGATCGAGGATCCGGGCCTCGACGCAAGGGTCGTGGTCCGCGAAGATGTACCTGTGGGAGCTCCCGGCCTGTACGAAGTACTTGTTCAACTCAGCTTCACGGGGGTTTG TGGATCAGAAGTCCGGGCTCTCCGCGGCTGGGGCTCGTACGACCCGATCGTGGGCCACGAAGGCATCGGCAGTGTCGTCAAGCTTGGCGGTCACGTCCCCGAGTCTCTTTTGGGGCGAAAAGTCGGAGTAAAGTGGCTGTACAGGGCCTGCGGCGAATGCTCTGTCTGCGTCCGCGGGTTCTCCAACAATTGCCCGAAGCAGTTGAACACGGGAAAACAACGACCGGGAACGCTGCAGCAGTACGTCGTTGCCGATTCGCGGTATCTGACCCCGATACCGCGGGGCATcagcgacgaagaggcggcACCGTTGCTTTGCGCGGGTCTCACCATGATGGGCGCAGTCTCGATGCTGGACAACGACCTGTCTCGTCGTGATTGGGTCGTCATCCAAGGCGCGGGAGGAGggctcggccatcttggtGTGCAAATCGCGTCCAGGATGAGAGGGCTTCGCGTCATTGCGGTGGATACTGGGCATGAGAAGCGGACGTTCACGGAGACCCTAGGAGCAGAAGCCTACATCGACTACGAAGCTGATGATGTGGAGAGAGCGGTTATAGACTTGACTGGGGAGGGAGCTCACGCCGTTATTGTCGTCCCCGGGTCTGAGGACGCTTATAAGATTGCCCCCAAACTGGTGAGGTCCATGGGCACGGTTGTTTGCGTCGGCTTACCACACAATGATTTCCAACTCCCGATTTCGATCACTAAATGCGCCATCAAAG CTTTGACGATCAAAGGCGCCATGGTGGGCACGGAGGAGCAAATGTCCGAGTTGCTTCAAGCAGCGAGTAAAGGAATTGTACGGGCAATCGTGGAACCGTTCAAGTTCTCTGACGTCCCAGATATTTTAGATCGGCTTGCGAGAGAGCAGATACTTGGGAGGGCCGTCGTCCGCTGTCTCTGA
- a CDS encoding Putative S-adenosyl-L-methionine-dependent methyltransferase superfamily: MSKPETRVSANNTPVPPESDPPAQLTLDEGGDNAGVIIPEDPKRYQVWRISGPSAHFSNPRLECSLQMTTSRHLEAVTSSVLDYRLENGRTYHAYKNGNLEQNMFLRTFGNRLGPAPPNEEKSNVGRVLDSGTGTGIWATDFGEEHPDAEVIGVDLSVTWPNYMPTNVRVEIDDLEEPWIFSQPLNYIHSRNMQAVIIDCASYIKKCYDNLAPGGYLEVNEVDLFPQSDDGTLKDDSAILESTRLIHECSTIFGRSPLKLEDLAEIMTSVGFEDVTAQKFKWHTNSWPKDAHYKELGAWCHDNLVAGWEGVSMAPFTRALNWSNKEVIVFMVDVRKELANKQIHAYFSVWSVYGRKSSTPKSPTVA; the protein is encoded by the exons ATGTCTAAACCTGAAACTCGTGTTTCTGCGAACAACACACCGGTTCCTCCAGAGTCGGATCCACCAGCTCAACTGACTCttgacgaaggcggcgacaATGCTGGTGTGATTATCCCCGAAGACCCGAAGAGGTACCAGGTCTGGAGAATTTCAGGGCCGTCGGCACACTTTTCTAACCCTCGCCTTGAATGCAGCTTACAGATGACGACGAGTCGGCACTTGGAAGC CGTAACAAGCTCGGTTTTGGACTACCGGCTTGAGAATGGACGGACCTACCACGCGTACAAGAACGGCA ATTTGGAGCAAAACATGTTCCTCCGAACTTTTGGCAACCGGCTTGGACCTGCCCCGCCAAACGAAGAGAAGTCGAACGTAGGACGCGTTCTTGATTCGGGTACAGGCACTGGCATCTGGGCAACTGATTTCGGCGAAGAACACCCTGACGCTGAG GTTATCGGCGTCGATCTTTCTGTTACTTGGCCAAATTA TATGCCTACGAACGTGAGGGTTGAGATTGATGACCTCGAGGAGCCGTGGATCTTTTCTCAGCCCTTGAACTACATACACAGTCGAAACATGCAGGCGGTAATCATCGATTGTGCCAGTTACATCAAGAAGTGCTATGA CAACCTTGCTCCTGGTGGGTATCTTGAGGTGAACGAGGTCGACCTCTTCCCGCAGTCAGACGACGGGACTCTCAAAGACGACTCTGCAATCTTGGAGTCGACTCGGTTGATCCATGAATGTTCAACTATCTTTGGACGCTCGCCTCTGAAGCTGGAGGACCTGGCTGAAATCATGACCAGTGTGGGCTTCGAGGACGTCACAGCCCAGAAATTCAAATGGCATACGAACTCGTGGCCTAAGGATGCGCACTACAAGGAGTTGGGTGCATGGTGCCATGATAACCTCGTAGCTGGATGGGAGGGTGTTTCCATGGCACCTTTCACCAGAGCGCTGAATTGGTCCAACAAGGAGGTCATTGTATTCATGGTTGATGTGCGCAAGGAGCTTGccaacaagcagatccaTGCATACTTCTCAGT ATGGTCGGTCTATGGCAGGAAGTCCAGTACGCCAAAATCGCCTACTGTCGCTTGA